The following are from one region of the Moritella sp. 24 genome:
- a CDS encoding helix-turn-helix transcriptional regulator — MDIDIIAKALKELGHPTRLTIFKSIIRAGYQGIAVGGLQEQLSIPGSTLSHHISSLASAGLLSQRREGRTLYCVAEYDKLQSVIGFLQDECCIDEVKSNSCKESSCN; from the coding sequence ATGGATATTGATATTATTGCTAAAGCACTAAAAGAGCTTGGGCATCCAACACGATTAACTATTTTTAAAAGTATTATCCGCGCCGGTTATCAAGGCATTGCGGTTGGTGGTCTACAAGAGCAATTATCCATTCCAGGATCGACATTATCGCATCACATTTCTAGTTTGGCATCGGCAGGGTTGCTTTCTCAACGCCGTGAAGGACGCACCTTATACTGCGTAGCTGAATACGACAAATTACAATCTGTGATTGGTTTTTTACAAGACGAATGCTGTATTGATGAAGTGAAAAGTAATTCTTGTAAGGAAAGCAGTTGTAACTAA
- a CDS encoding alpha/beta family hydrolase, translating into MELIYNGPVDGPLFVFAHGAGAPATSDFMEAIAKGLAQQGIRVARFNFPYMQQRIDNGTRRPPERAPKLIAQFQQLIASIDQPMVIGGKSMGGRMASLVASDPTTDEITVNSKIKGIACLGFPFHPANKPESLRTEHFPLIKQAVFIAQGDRDKLGTKEEVASYGLPDVIEWLWLADGDHDLKPRVKSGFKHATHIQTTIDHMAKFIKQALNTTH; encoded by the coding sequence ATGGAACTCATTTATAACGGCCCAGTTGATGGCCCATTATTCGTATTTGCTCACGGTGCTGGTGCGCCTGCAACATCTGATTTTATGGAAGCCATTGCTAAAGGGCTTGCGCAACAAGGTATTCGTGTCGCACGTTTCAATTTTCCTTACATGCAACAGCGTATTGATAACGGTACTCGCCGACCACCAGAACGTGCACCTAAGTTAATAGCTCAATTCCAACAGTTGATCGCCAGTATTGATCAGCCTATGGTCATTGGCGGTAAGTCGATGGGTGGGCGCATGGCAAGTTTAGTGGCATCCGATCCAACGACTGATGAGATCACCGTGAACTCGAAAATAAAAGGTATCGCGTGTTTGGGTTTTCCTTTCCATCCCGCTAATAAACCTGAATCGCTACGTACCGAGCATTTTCCACTGATTAAACAAGCTGTTTTTATTGCTCAAGGTGATCGCGACAAGCTTGGCACAAAAGAAGAAGTCGCCAGTTATGGCTTGCCAGATGTTATTGAATGGCTCTGGCTAGCAGATGGTGATCATGATTTAAAACCAAGAGTAAAAAGTGGTTTTAAACATGCAACACATATACAAACAACAATTGATCACATGGCTAAATTTATTAAGCAAGCGCTAAATACAACGCATTAA
- a CDS encoding AzlC family ABC transporter permease — protein MLNETDVVYRPMTNNVKTINQAMIDIMPLALATIPWGILCGSLSIKIGLSTMQAQLMSLLVFAGAAQLTSITIMGAAGSITSIFSSTLVISSRHLLYSAVFREHVRKRSFLSRSGMAFFLTDEMFAVTSAYIEKNKTFSALYSMSAGMTFYVIWNLSTFAGIVAGQYIPNLESLGLEFAIAATFIAIVIPLIKELAILISVLVSGLSALILSMYTPDYALIFATLLGMLAGYFTPVKESDNG, from the coding sequence ATGTTAAATGAAACGGATGTTGTTTATCGCCCTATGACAAACAATGTAAAAACAATCAATCAGGCTATGATCGACATTATGCCGCTGGCCCTCGCCACAATTCCTTGGGGTATATTGTGTGGCTCGTTATCCATTAAAATTGGACTGAGTACAATGCAAGCCCAACTCATGTCGTTATTGGTTTTTGCTGGCGCTGCGCAATTGACTAGTATCACGATCATGGGCGCTGCTGGTTCTATTACATCGATTTTTTCATCGACGTTGGTGATCAGCTCACGCCACCTTTTATATTCAGCGGTATTTAGAGAGCATGTGAGAAAGCGGTCTTTTTTATCTCGAAGTGGCATGGCTTTTTTTCTAACGGATGAAATGTTTGCTGTTACGAGTGCCTACATCGAGAAAAATAAAACCTTCTCTGCGTTATATTCAATGAGTGCTGGTATGACGTTTTACGTTATTTGGAATCTATCTACATTTGCTGGGATTGTTGCGGGGCAATACATACCTAATTTGGAAAGTTTAGGTTTAGAATTTGCGATAGCAGCGACGTTTATCGCAATCGTGATCCCTTTAATAAAAGAGTTAGCGATATTAATATCCGTACTTGTGAGTGGCTTAAGTGCGTTAATCTTATCTATGTATACTCCCGATTATGCGCTTATCTTTGCTACGCTACTTGGCATGCTGGCTGGTTATTTTACCCCTGTAAAGGAGTCTGATAATGGATGA
- a CDS encoding zinc-dependent alcohol dehydrogenase family protein: MKAMIIKEIGSSDVFQLVEKAKPTLKSGHMIVEVKATSVNPLDTMLRSIELPWSANLPEVLHGDVAGIVVEVSEDITNFNVGDEVYGMAGGINGVDGALAEFMLVDARLMAQKPKTLTMKQAAALPLVAITSYEALVQKMNVQAGDNVLIHGATGGVGHIAVQLAKALGATVTSTHSPANVELAKTVGADNLVDFTTETVADYVQAHTGGTGFDKIFDTVAGDNIQKSFEAAKYNGHVATILPIENVLQVALKSLSFHSVLMLIPLCHGINHESHGRILTEIAELVDAGKITPIIDESNYSIWEVAQAHDHLGSGKAVGKITLTV, translated from the coding sequence ATGAAAGCAATGATCATCAAAGAAATCGGTTCAAGCGACGTTTTTCAATTAGTAGAAAAAGCAAAACCAACATTAAAATCAGGCCACATGATTGTTGAAGTAAAAGCAACAAGCGTTAACCCACTTGATACAATGTTACGCTCAATTGAACTACCTTGGTCTGCAAATTTACCAGAAGTATTACACGGTGATGTAGCTGGTATCGTTGTTGAAGTAAGTGAAGACATAACAAACTTTAATGTAGGTGACGAAGTTTACGGCATGGCTGGCGGTATTAATGGTGTTGACGGTGCATTAGCTGAATTCATGTTAGTTGATGCTCGTTTAATGGCGCAAAAACCTAAAACGCTAACAATGAAGCAAGCGGCTGCATTACCACTTGTCGCTATCACATCATACGAAGCGCTTGTACAAAAAATGAATGTACAAGCAGGTGATAATGTTCTGATTCACGGTGCGACAGGCGGCGTTGGTCACATTGCAGTACAACTTGCAAAAGCATTAGGCGCAACAGTGACATCAACTCACTCACCTGCAAACGTTGAACTAGCAAAAACAGTTGGTGCAGATAACTTAGTCGATTTCACAACAGAAACCGTGGCTGATTATGTACAAGCACACACGGGCGGTACTGGTTTTGATAAAATTTTTGATACTGTGGCTGGCGACAACATTCAAAAATCATTTGAAGCAGCAAAATATAACGGTCACGTTGCAACAATTCTACCTATTGAAAACGTGCTACAAGTGGCGCTAAAAAGCTTGTCTTTCCACAGTGTATTAATGCTAATTCCACTATGTCACGGCATTAACCACGAGTCACACGGCCGTATTTTAACGGAGATTGCTGAACTAGTAGATGCAGGTAAGATCACGCCAATCATTGATGAAAGCAACTACTCTATCTGGGAAGTAGCGCAAGCACACGATCATTTAGGTTCAGGTAAAGCGGTAGGTAAAATCACGCTAACAGTATAA
- a CDS encoding AzlD domain-containing protein, which produces MDDFWLVLGVMTCITFSCRYLFLSRAVSFELSPKIKRALSFTAPAVLTAMWVPIVFLGHKSSDIALLSSPFLYAGLLTVFLSLKIKNTLAVVCIGMCAFVVLRLTL; this is translated from the coding sequence ATGGATGATTTTTGGCTCGTGTTAGGTGTGATGACATGTATTACATTCTCATGTCGGTATTTGTTTTTATCTCGTGCTGTTTCGTTTGAATTAAGCCCGAAAATAAAGCGAGCGTTAAGTTTTACAGCACCTGCGGTATTAACGGCAATGTGGGTTCCTATTGTGTTTCTAGGACATAAAAGCAGTGACATTGCTTTGTTAAGTAGTCCCTTTTTATATGCAGGATTATTGACGGTATTTTTAAGTTTAAAGATTAAAAATACTTTAGCCGTCGTTTGTATTGGCATGTGCGCTTTTGTCGTGCTTCGATTGACGTTATAA
- a CDS encoding PACE efflux transporter codes for MRTRLDRIRHAVLFEIIGLIAIMGVLSQLGFELGHVGAMGVLFSVVATGWNYVYNIGFDKYMLSKLGTLTKTTFVRIVHSIGFEGGLLFLTIPFMAWFLDLSLWDAFVLDIGMVVFYLFYAYIYNLAYDRVFPIPMTLDK; via the coding sequence ATGAGAACAAGATTAGACCGTATTAGACACGCAGTTTTATTTGAAATCATTGGCTTGATCGCAATTATGGGAGTATTAAGTCAATTAGGTTTTGAGTTGGGTCATGTCGGTGCAATGGGTGTGTTGTTCTCGGTTGTGGCGACGGGTTGGAATTATGTTTATAACATTGGCTTTGATAAGTACATGCTGAGCAAATTAGGTACGCTGACTAAAACAACCTTTGTTCGTATTGTTCACAGTATTGGCTTTGAAGGTGGTTTATTGTTTTTAACTATCCCATTTATGGCATGGTTCTTAGACTTAAGTTTATGGGATGCATTTGTGCTTGATATCGGCATGGTTGTTTTCTATCTGTTTTATGCATACATTTATAATTTGGCGTATGACAGAGTGTTCCCAATACCAATGACGCTCGATAAATAA
- a CDS encoding pseudouridine synthase: protein MRLDKFVCKSTELTRVEATAMINGGCVAVNDDVICDVATQVHENNHISLNGVTLTARASRYILMHKPADTICSNIDEAYPSLFNYIDVANASELHVAGRLDADTTGLVLVTDDGRWSFNIITPTKHCQKVYRVGLSRPVADDVAAKFAHGVQLQGEQQLTRSAILTVVSPKEVLLTITEGKFHQVKRMFSAVGNRVVSLHREKIGAIQLDVEVGQWRYLTDDEVNSFVIS, encoded by the coding sequence ATGCGCCTTGATAAATTTGTTTGTAAAAGTACTGAGTTAACTCGAGTTGAAGCAACTGCTATGATAAACGGTGGTTGTGTTGCGGTGAATGACGACGTTATTTGCGATGTGGCCACACAGGTGCATGAAAACAATCATATCAGTTTAAATGGCGTTACGCTGACAGCAAGAGCGTCCCGTTATATCCTCATGCATAAACCCGCTGATACCATTTGCTCTAATATCGATGAAGCTTATCCGTCATTATTTAATTATATCGATGTTGCGAATGCATCCGAATTACATGTAGCAGGACGCTTAGATGCCGATACGACTGGACTCGTATTAGTCACGGATGATGGGCGTTGGTCATTTAATATTATAACCCCAACGAAACATTGTCAGAAAGTTTACCGTGTGGGCTTATCTCGCCCTGTTGCGGATGATGTCGCTGCTAAGTTTGCCCATGGCGTTCAACTACAAGGTGAGCAACAATTAACACGATCTGCAATTTTAACTGTTGTATCACCGAAAGAAGTATTACTGACGATTACCGAAGGTAAGTTTCATCAAGTAAAGCGTATGTTTTCGGCGGTAGGAAATAGAGTGGTGAGTTTACACCGTGAAAAAATTGGCGCGATACAATTGGATGTCGAAGTCGGGCAGTGGCGTTATTTAACCGATGATGAAGTGAATTCGTTTGTTATTAGTTAA
- a CDS encoding cytochrome-c peroxidase — MRILLPLIFAVFITGCEDANELGSTPTQPYSDFFSALPNEPIYPANNPYSEDKEALGELLFFDPILSGEQDVACATCHHPDLGWADARPFSIGAGGVGLGPDRDDQNRGNITPIHSPTIMNVAFTGLGLETDMIGDDFVSGGYFWDLRADTLEQQAVGPIVNPIEMRGDALPEIEDDKEYLKAIVERLKDIPEYVDLFDAAFITLDPVTFAPIDSVTTDNLAKALATFQRRVITSDTRFDDFIRGDTNALTNNEITGLNKFINGGCARCHSGPMLSDNLIHETQPILIGLTAVRTPSLRNITKTAPYMHNGSSPSLRHAIAVYEDREDLQVNLEDEDFADIELFLRTLDTDNFYREIPESIPSSLTIAGEIH, encoded by the coding sequence ATGAGAATCCTATTACCTTTAATATTTGCCGTATTTATCACGGGTTGTGAAGATGCAAACGAATTAGGTTCAACACCTACTCAACCTTATTCCGACTTTTTTTCAGCTTTACCTAACGAGCCCATCTACCCAGCAAATAATCCTTATAGTGAAGACAAAGAAGCCCTCGGAGAACTATTATTCTTCGATCCAATTTTATCTGGCGAGCAAGATGTAGCGTGTGCAACGTGCCATCATCCAGACTTAGGTTGGGCGGATGCTCGTCCTTTTTCTATTGGTGCCGGTGGTGTCGGTTTGGGTCCTGATCGTGATGACCAAAACCGAGGTAACATAACCCCGATTCATTCACCCACGATTATGAATGTTGCTTTTACTGGTTTAGGACTCGAAACCGATATGATCGGCGATGACTTTGTTTCTGGTGGTTACTTCTGGGATCTACGTGCAGATACTTTAGAGCAACAAGCTGTAGGACCAATTGTTAATCCTATTGAAATGCGTGGAGATGCACTACCGGAGATTGAAGATGATAAAGAATATTTAAAAGCAATTGTAGAACGCCTGAAAGATATACCTGAATATGTTGATTTATTTGATGCTGCTTTTATTACTCTTGATCCAGTCACATTTGCACCGATCGATTCGGTAACCACTGACAATTTAGCCAAGGCGCTAGCAACATTCCAACGTCGCGTTATTACTAGCGATACCCGTTTCGATGACTTTATCCGTGGTGATACCAATGCTTTGACAAATAATGAAATAACAGGACTGAACAAATTTATCAATGGTGGCTGTGCCCGTTGTCACTCCGGTCCCATGCTATCAGATAACCTTATTCATGAAACCCAACCTATATTAATTGGGTTAACCGCGGTAAGAACACCATCATTACGTAACATCACAAAAACAGCACCGTATATGCACAATGGTTCATCGCCATCGCTACGCCATGCGATTGCGGTTTATGAAGACAGAGAAGATCTGCAAGTTAACCTTGAAGATGAGGATTTTGCGGACATTGAATTATTCTTACGAACCTTAGACACAGATAATTTTTATCGAGAGATACCAGAATCAATACCAAGTAGTTTAACTATTGCAGGTGAAATACACTAA
- a CDS encoding VirK/YbjX family protein, producing the protein MSTINISALANQTYPDVKGMKKIKKKVRFYVWAATNSNAINAMTSLFANENLKPVLKNNPCILEKPLKPYLCVNWSSKERVKHLVEHFQFIDDTFGVHAHAVISSKGVTILSFESLSEQTFRIQLYQGASREGSLGIRLVNDKGQSVYSLACNISGTHTKTMHIGMLQGPRDSIENRHALIKELTKSLHGLRTKSLLVEMALMLSRILGISEVKSISNKGHIYQALRYIGSKRNAVTFDYDGLWDEFEATKLTPYFFGLPVFTPRKDPLTLKKTKRKMYTKRYQWLDDTEIEMAENLAPWLMDTTIDSKQAA; encoded by the coding sequence ATGTCTACTATAAATATCTCAGCACTCGCAAACCAAACCTATCCTGATGTAAAAGGGATGAAAAAAATAAAAAAGAAAGTAAGATTCTATGTTTGGGCTGCAACGAATAGTAACGCGATAAACGCAATGACATCTCTCTTTGCTAATGAAAATTTAAAGCCCGTATTAAAGAATAATCCATGCATTCTAGAAAAACCGTTAAAACCATACCTTTGTGTAAACTGGTCGAGTAAAGAGCGCGTTAAGCACTTAGTTGAACACTTTCAGTTTATTGACGACACTTTTGGTGTACACGCTCATGCGGTTATTTCATCTAAAGGCGTGACAATTTTAAGCTTCGAGAGTTTAAGCGAACAGACATTTCGAATTCAGTTATATCAAGGCGCAAGCCGTGAAGGTAGCCTTGGTATTCGGTTAGTAAATGATAAAGGCCAAAGTGTCTATTCATTAGCATGCAATATATCTGGAACACATACCAAAACAATGCATATCGGTATGTTACAAGGCCCGAGAGATTCAATCGAAAACCGTCACGCATTAATTAAAGAACTCACCAAATCATTACACGGTTTACGCACAAAATCATTATTGGTTGAAATGGCATTAATGCTGTCTCGTATTTTAGGTATTAGTGAAGTTAAATCGATTTCGAATAAAGGGCATATCTATCAAGCTCTGCGTTATATCGGCTCGAAACGAAATGCAGTGACCTTTGATTATGATGGGTTATGGGATGAATTTGAAGCAACGAAACTCACCCCGTATTTTTTTGGTTTACCTGTATTTACACCACGAAAAGATCCATTAACGTTAAAGAAAACGAAACGAAAAATGTACACCAAAAGATACCAATGGTTAGATGATACAGAAATCGAAATGGCAGAAAATTTAGCGCCATGGCTCATGGATACTACGATAGATAGCAAGCAAGCTGCTTAA
- a CDS encoding ChaN family lipoprotein, with the protein MFTFSQLPSPSASVFKNYKRSLMSVLLASALAGCAASPSLDDINKSSVSQEVTTYFNYNLQSPSGQDINLKRFVADIQDADVVLVGEWHTHTGIHRFQTELLQSMIAANDNVTLSMEQFTRDKQAIVNAYLASEIGEGTLIKQGNAWPNYTSDYRPLVELAKTNKIDIIAANAPKNIIRCIAKEGIGYVDKLPTDERLWLAENINTQASPYKTHFMASMHHGDESQNENKFASQVTWDETMAESIVNYLADNPNKQVMHIAGKFHTENGLGTAASILARAPELKVVIVTPVDVNSALIGNSALIGNKETTNDYRLQVITPPKQFVKEANMMASFKDLSKRNDKLVCIE; encoded by the coding sequence ATGTTTACTTTTTCTCAGTTACCTTCTCCGTCAGCAAGTGTATTCAAAAATTATAAGCGCAGTTTGATGAGTGTCCTGCTTGCTTCCGCACTTGCGGGGTGTGCGGCTTCTCCATCCTTAGATGACATTAATAAATCAAGTGTTTCACAGGAAGTGACTACTTACTTTAATTATAATTTACAGTCTCCTTCTGGTCAGGATATTAATTTAAAACGCTTTGTTGCAGACATTCAAGATGCCGATGTTGTGCTGGTGGGTGAATGGCATACGCATACGGGTATTCATCGTTTTCAAACTGAACTATTACAAAGCATGATTGCAGCGAATGATAATGTAACCTTGTCGATGGAGCAGTTTACCCGTGATAAACAAGCGATTGTGAATGCTTACTTAGCGAGTGAAATAGGGGAAGGCACATTAATTAAACAAGGTAATGCATGGCCAAACTATACCAGTGACTATCGCCCGTTAGTGGAACTAGCGAAGACTAACAAGATTGATATTATTGCCGCTAATGCCCCTAAAAATATCATTCGCTGTATCGCTAAAGAAGGTATTGGTTATGTTGATAAATTACCGACTGATGAACGCCTGTGGTTAGCAGAAAATATTAATACCCAAGCATCACCGTACAAAACGCATTTTATGGCGTCGATGCATCATGGTGATGAAAGTCAAAATGAGAATAAATTTGCTTCGCAAGTGACGTGGGATGAAACCATGGCTGAGAGTATTGTTAACTATTTAGCGGATAATCCGAATAAACAAGTGATGCATATCGCCGGTAAATTCCATACCGAGAATGGTTTGGGAACGGCGGCGAGTATCCTTGCTCGCGCACCTGAATTAAAAGTGGTTATTGTCACGCCCGTGGATGTGAATAGTGCGCTTATTGGTAACAGTGCGCTTATTGGTAACAAGGAAACAACAAACGATTATCGATTACAGGTAATTACGCCACCCAAGCAGTTCGTGAAAGAAGCTAACATGATGGCGTCATTTAAAGACTTATCTAAACGTAATGACAAGTTAGTTTGTATTGAATAA
- a CDS encoding AraC family ligand binding domain-containing protein → MPKISKEKADFKIVDAFNGLEIVDADYQEQSFSKHVHEGYTIGVINKGAQRFYRSGNTHIADENSMILVNADDVHNGESATEGGWRYRAMYPHPEHFERITQDLYGGKSHAPYFTNAVINDLQLSNQLRLLFEQIDNNASKLLVETILYSIMMNMTLRHSSMKNTPR, encoded by the coding sequence ATGCCTAAAATCAGCAAGGAGAAAGCTGACTTTAAAATTGTAGATGCCTTTAATGGACTAGAAATTGTTGATGCTGATTATCAAGAACAGTCATTTTCAAAACATGTGCATGAGGGTTATACAATAGGCGTGATTAATAAAGGTGCGCAACGCTTTTATCGCAGTGGTAATACGCATATTGCAGATGAAAACTCGATGATTTTAGTGAATGCGGACGATGTGCATAACGGGGAGTCTGCGACGGAAGGTGGCTGGCGATACCGTGCAATGTATCCGCATCCTGAACACTTTGAGCGTATTACACAGGATCTCTATGGCGGTAAATCACACGCCCCTTATTTTACCAATGCTGTTATTAATGATCTGCAGCTATCTAATCAGTTAAGATTGCTCTTTGAGCAAATCGACAATAACGCGTCGAAGTTACTGGTTGAAACGATTTTATATAGCATTATGATGAATATGACTCTTCGTCATTCATCAATGAAGAATACCCCCCGCTGA
- a CDS encoding cytochrome c, whose product MKKFALYSIALITLSLSVFFAFKLYTDNQYGEPNLTNGQAKFNLNCQSCHGDKGEGDGIIANSLLVSPDNIYTELTNPLGLKLELINSVLEGDNGQDGIMPAFKGSLSASDVNDIFAYIKTINET is encoded by the coding sequence ATGAAAAAATTCGCACTGTATTCAATTGCTTTAATCACACTGTCATTATCTGTATTTTTTGCCTTTAAACTTTATACCGATAACCAATATGGCGAACCAAATCTCACTAACGGTCAAGCTAAATTCAACTTAAATTGCCAATCCTGCCACGGAGATAAAGGCGAAGGAGATGGTATTATCGCCAACAGCCTACTCGTCAGCCCTGATAATATTTACACTGAATTGACCAATCCACTTGGCTTGAAGCTTGAATTAATTAACTCTGTATTAGAAGGCGATAACGGCCAAGATGGTATTATGCCTGCGTTTAAAGGCTCACTATCAGCGAGTGATGTAAATGATATTTTTGCATATATTAAAACGATTAATGAAACTTAA
- a CDS encoding GNAT family N-acetyltransferase: MKVISQRLSMRQITEQDWPLFLRLHTELRVIEKCFDQPSRDDIRAKFESRLPKWSVTSGAWLCLVITDVETNTAVGITGIEYDGRTAEVGYLFLPEYFGQGYASESLSAVIAWASHTYFITHYQGIVTEGNIASERVLEKCGFVFNHRIADAYSIGGTLYADRIYTLNTGSLD; the protein is encoded by the coding sequence ATGAAAGTTATCAGTCAACGTTTAAGTATGCGTCAAATAACAGAGCAAGATTGGCCGTTATTTTTGCGCTTACACACAGAGTTACGTGTGATTGAAAAATGTTTTGATCAACCAAGTCGTGATGACATTCGAGCTAAATTTGAATCCCGTTTACCTAAGTGGTCGGTGACATCCGGTGCTTGGTTGTGCTTGGTTATTACTGATGTTGAGACAAATACAGCTGTGGGTATTACTGGGATTGAATATGATGGCAGAACGGCTGAAGTAGGGTATTTATTTTTACCTGAATATTTCGGTCAAGGTTATGCGAGTGAATCATTAAGTGCAGTTATCGCTTGGGCGAGTCATACGTATTTTATTACGCATTATCAAGGTATTGTGACCGAGGGTAATATCGCCTCAGAGCGGGTACTTGAAAAATGTGGTTTTGTATTTAATCACCGGATAGCGGATGCGTATAGTATAGGGGGGACGTTGTATGCTGATCGCATTTACACACTGAATACAGGTTCACTCGATTAA
- the yqfB gene encoding N(4)-acetylcytidine aminohydrolase — translation MTAPTTMTFFGRFEADICSGKKTITIRDDAEKDYVPGTTVTVSTFEDGREFCQLTILSVKPILFADLTDFHAEQENMTLTVLKAVIQDIYPGIEQLYVVSYKLVGQP, via the coding sequence ATGACAGCGCCTACCACAATGACTTTTTTCGGCCGCTTTGAAGCTGATATTTGTTCTGGAAAAAAGACGATCACTATCCGTGATGATGCAGAAAAAGACTATGTACCCGGTACAACCGTCACTGTCTCTACATTTGAAGATGGCCGTGAATTTTGCCAATTAACCATCCTTTCTGTTAAGCCAATTTTATTTGCTGATTTAACTGATTTTCATGCCGAGCAAGAAAACATGACGTTAACTGTACTTAAAGCGGTGATCCAAGATATTTATCCTGGTATCGAACAGTTATACGTCGTGTCTTATAAGCTCGTTGGTCAGCCATAA
- a CDS encoding helix-turn-helix transcriptional regulator, whose product MSLTTLATMSGLSQFHFIRQFKRLFHLAPHSYQIQVRLKKAKALLLLGIKPVQVATDCGFHDQSHLNRHFKKSMGTSPSKFQKQAILYKLL is encoded by the coding sequence GTGTCGCTGACCACGCTAGCGACGATGTCTGGACTCAGTCAATTTCATTTTATTCGTCAATTTAAAAGGTTGTTTCATCTTGCGCCGCACAGCTATCAGATTCAAGTAAGACTCAAGAAGGCAAAGGCCTTGTTACTGTTAGGCATTAAGCCTGTTCAAGTCGCAACCGATTGTGGCTTTCACGATCAAAGCCATTTAAATCGACATTTTAAAAAGTCGATGGGCACCTCTCCAAGTAAGTTCCAAAAACAAGCAATTTTGTACAAGCTACTTTAG
- a CDS encoding DUF2237 family protein produces MEMYDSVNVFGERLELCGEDPITGFYRDGACNTCSQDIGSHTVCIEASAEFLEYSRFKGNDLSTPVPDSDFKGLRAGDRWCLCAVRWLQALEDNMAPRVYLKRTHIRALDIVPMELLKRYAMDLS; encoded by the coding sequence ATGGAAATGTATGATTCAGTTAATGTATTTGGCGAGAGGTTGGAATTGTGTGGTGAAGACCCTATCACCGGTTTTTATCGTGACGGCGCCTGCAATACCTGCAGTCAAGATATTGGCTCACATACGGTGTGTATTGAAGCCTCGGCCGAATTTTTAGAATACTCGCGTTTTAAAGGTAATGATTTATCAACACCTGTACCGGACTCTGATTTTAAAGGTTTACGAGCGGGCGATCGTTGGTGTTTATGTGCAGTACGTTGGTTGCAGGCGTTAGAAGATAATATGGCACCCAGAGTATATTTAAAAAGAACCCATATCCGTGCATTAGATATCGTGCCAATGGAATTACTAAAACGCTATGCAATGGATTTGAGCTAG